The genomic stretch catttattcatcacacacgtgcagagacacaggcagagggagaagcaggcttcatgcaggcgGCCTTACATGGGACACATCCTGGGTCtacagaatcaggccctgggctgaaggcggcgctaaactgctgagtcacccgggctgcccaatagtaTAACCTTTTAATAAAGCATAAAACATTTCCTTACGGACCgaatttatctttagtttttctgtaataaaaacaGATAAACCTCATGTTTAGTAATCAGTGTTTCAGTATTgttatttggaaaatgtttagaTATCTTATCATTTAATTTAGCAAAACTTTAAAGTGATAAGTTATCAAAGATtttggaagcttttaaaaatttacctataagcttttttatttattgaacttatttactcttttaacaataataaataccCATGAAAATTTTACGGGACAGataaaaaattaaccatcattttaagttctttttgGTGACAAATTGTAACAGATATAATTAATTCAGGTAGGTTGAAGGGTATCTATTATATTTGATGTTGATAATTCCAAAAGACATGTCTATTTTAATTACGTGAACAAGTTTAAACTTTAATCTACAAAAATGATCCTATATATATGGATGTGAAAAAATTTGTGTTACCTTAGATTTTTGTGAATTTTAGAATCCCCCTCCCCCGCTTTAACTGTTTTTAAACCAGCTAAATAGAGCTCTTACCTGTTCGAAGTACATGCTTCCAGTGACCCAGGGGGTTCCTGCCTCCTTTTTCTGGGGTTGTAAGGAAAGGAGGAAGTGCTCTAGGACTAAGCAGCTAGGGGTAGAGATTTAAACTGGgaacaacagggcagcccaggtggctcagcggtgtagcaccgccttcagcccagggtgtgatcctggagatctgggatcgagtcccacgttgggctccccgcatggagcctgcttctcccactgcctgtgtctctgcctctctctgtgtctctcatgaataaataaataaaatcttaaaaacaaacaaacaaactgggaaCAACAAACCAAACAGTCAGGTAGGATGGAGATTTCAACCTCACAGACTAGTCTCCATTAGGTCACTCCCATTTTGCTAGGTTAGATCATCCAATGCCTATGAAAGACTGGGTACTGTAATCTGTCACCAGGGATGTCTAGACTCAAGTGAGTATTCAATTCTCCCATTCTGACCATTATGCTGACTTTCCCAGACTCTGGGAGACCACTCTCGTTTACCTCAAAGCTGTGCCACATACCTTGTGTAACTTATTCCAACAGAAATCCTTCTAAGAGTAGTTTTAGTGGCTGCTGGATATCAGGTGATGTCAGAACACCAGGCTGGCAGTCACAGGTGTGAAGAGTGAGAGCGTCTCCCTCCCCCAAGGAATCTGCCTGCAGGCCCAGTAACTTGAACAAGTTAGCCAGGGTGAGCTTGTGGTACCCACTGCTGCATCTGTTGGaagccagggaacagaggccagaACCTGAGAAGGACACCTGTCCCATCTGGATCACCAAATTTGTAACAGAACTAAAGTGAATTTGCTCTTTGATGAGTCACAGAAACTACATAGTGGGGTTGTCAgacaaaggaaaatttatttacaGCAAATAAGGGGATCACTGAGTATAACTTCCAAAGCCAAGACCCCCAGAGCAAGAGTGaatgggttccttttatttaggcTTAGAATGAATATTTAGGAAGAGGAGCCTTGTCATCTTATGTAGAGGTGGTGGGCATACGGTCATGCATCTGGCTTAAGGAAACCATTCTATGCATACTTTGTTATATATATGAGGTTTGTACTCCTGGGGGAAGgatttagtattataatgagatAAAGGTAACTGTACGTCACTCCAAGGGTCACTGTATGTGCATCTGCACAGGTTGAATTGGCAGTTAAGCCCAAACTGATCTGGGTGGTCTGGCTACTGGAGCGTTTAGTCAGGGCAGTATTTACTGCTTGTACCGttgtttttgtttccatcatGGGAGACTATGTccctgggttttttgttttgttttgcctgaaTTTTAAGATAAGCTGGAAGAAAGAGCTTAAGGAAAATTTGGTACAAAAGTAAGTGGGTGCTAGTAGGTGAGCAGTAAAAGTCAAGTCATGGGGTCTAGCTGGTGTTGCTAACTCCCTCTTTCATCTTAGGTACATTGTGAACTCTGCCTAAGGCCACTTGGTAACTGTGGTATTTATTGCAGGGACTGCTGACATTCAGGGATGTGACCATAGAATTCTCTCAGGAGGAGTGGGGATGCCTGAACCACACTCAGCGGGAATTGTACAGGGATGTGATGTTAGAGAACTATGGAAACCTTCTCTTCTTGGGTGAGGATAACTTCCTTCCAGACTTCCCAAACCACACTCAGGGTTTTGTTCCTTCCCTTGAAGACCATCTCTTGGAAGAGTCTTCTTTGCACGACTGGAATTCAGATCGCTGCATTAAGGGAAGTAAGTAGGGGGTTATAGGTGGAGAGAAAAATCTTCACGATGTGTCCTTTTAGGCTTTATTTCCCCTTCCTTAAAGCAACATCATTACTTCTGTAGATTAGTGGCAGTTCTAGACATCAAGAGGCATAAAATGATACTCCTTACATCTTAAACTCCAATTTCCACTCCTTATTATTACATGTAGTACTTGCAAGTGGAACCCAAGATCTGAACATTGGAAATCCTTCCTGTGTGTAAAAGGGCTGTTGGACAACAGCTTTTGGGAAGTCATTTTCTAGAATTCTAAAATGTCCTCCCTTCTCTACTGAGCATAATACTGGATTGAAAATTAGAATCTTTAGCAATACTCATTCCTTTTTTCTAATAAACAGGTCTTGTTGTGTCAAAGCCAGACCTGATCATCTTTTTGGAGCAAAAGAGGGAGCTCTGGGATGTGAAGGGAAAGGAGACAGTAGCCTTCCATCCAGGTAGGTGGGAATGAATGAAGCAGATGACAGAAGTGAGGCCAAAGGTCAAGGAGGAAGGTAGACCATATATTGTGGTTTGGATAGCTCTCTTTGAGTAGAAATAAGTTTGAAAAGCATAGTTGTATTTCTCTTGCTGTCAGAGGGACATGCCCTGTCCAACACTTACCATGTTCTTACATCCTCTGAGGATTCTCCTTCATCTCTAGTGATCTTCCTTTATATTCACAGCATGGACAACATGCTCTACTTGGATGCTGAACGTCTCCATGATCTGAATGCTTTTCCATTGCTTTTGGAGGCCTGGGGAAATCTGTGTTAAGCCTTTCTAAGATCTGCTTTGCCTCAGGTCAGATGTGTGTGAGGGGAGTGGTGGGAATATTGGGGTTGGGTGCAGAAATCCCAAGAACAGTAGAGACAGATATCATCtattttctgctttctgctttCCAATTATATGGAGACTTTAAACATAACCGTACAAAATTGAGACCGTAATTTCTTCAGATAACAAAGCACCTCCCTATAATGAGAAAATCTGATGCTTCATTTCACTTTacagtttcctttctttcatctGGCCTGAGATTAGAAATTGCAACTCAAGGCATTCCAGTTCCTCAGTTTAATGTTTCTACTTGTTCCTACATAAAGTCATGCCATAGAGGAGCTAGAACATTTAGTACTTAGAACTGATAGCATATAATAAAGTtccacatgatgagatgagcactgggtgttacactttatgttgacaaactgaatttaaataaaatttaagggatgcctgagtggctcagcagctcagcggtttagtgcctgccttcggcccagggcgtgacccccgggtcctgggatcgagtcccagatcgggctccctgcttgaagcctgcttctccctctgcctgtgtctctgcctctctctctctctctctctctctctttctgtgtgattataataaataaataaagttaaaaaaaatcttaaaaataaattaaaaaaataaatagaatttaaaaagaaataaagtcccAGTTATTACCTTAATTATTAATAACtgcatcattttataattttgtctggTTTAATAAGTTCCTGTGACTGTGTCATATGCTTTCACTTCCtaatttcttttatattagatttatttgatttttgagaTGGGAAGTTCTGATATGACATAGGCCTGTGCTTTATAAGAAATTagttatagggacacctgggtgactcagcagttgagcatctgcctttggctcagggtgtgatcccagagtcctgagatcaagtcccgcatcggatTCCCTACaggggagcttgtttctccctctgcctatgtctctgcctctctttctctctgtgtctctcacgagtgaataaataaaatctttttttttttttttaaagattttatttattcactcgtgagagacagagagagagagagagagagagagagaggcagatatgcagagacacaggtggagggagaagtaggctccatgcagggagcctgacgtgggattctatcctgggaCTGCCGGATCatatcatgccctgggatgaaggcaggtgctaaaccgctaagccatccagggatccccgaataaataaaatcctaaaaaaaagatgagttacATAATGCATAAaagttccatattttatttttattttaaaaaatattttatttatttatttatgagagacgcacacagagagaggcagagacagaggcagagggagaagcaggctccatgcagggagcccaatgtgggactcgattccaggtctccaggatcacgccctggactgaaggtggtgctaaaccgctggctGAGCCTTCAGGGCTGCCCACaagttctatattttaaaaaatgttttgttcatACGTGTaatttatttcaggaaaaatTAATCCTCAGacttttttctgctttcctgaaaatttatttgaatttaatcctaaatatttattatatataaaagaattatcagtatattttacaatttctgtgttgtttatttaaaaatgaagggcTTTTGTTTGCTTGATTCTAAGGAATGGATCACAGTTATatattctttgtaaaaataagCGGAACATATTAATAAcatagtatatttatttattgtcttttaagTGCTTGTTCATAAAATTTTCCAGTAGACGTTTTTATGATTGATCATAATGAATTTCCTTCACAATTTTACTGCCACATAGACATGGTAATGATTCAAAatacttgatttttatatatgcacAGTCTCAGTCTAagattataataaaatagaattctttttaaataatgcatacatttttgttttttgagagaaagagagatagcagagggaagggggagagggagagagagaatctcagactccatgTCCTGTGCAGAGCCCAGTGCCAGGTTCCATCCATCTCGAGAGcctgagatcgtgacccgagctgaaatcaagagtcagtcatttaactgactgagccatccagctgccctaataatacatgtattttttatgtaacattttttgggttaaattttgttttattctggttTTGCAATTCCATAATAATGTACTTTCTTTTGTATGggactttatgtttttttttttttttttttttaaagattttatttattcatgagagactaaaagagagaggcagagacataggcagagcgagaagcaggcttcctgtggggagcctgatatgggactcgatgccaggacgccgggatcacaacctgagccagatcagatcatgaactgagctgaaggcactcaaccactgagacacccaggtgccctgtatggGACTT from Canis aureus isolate CA01 chromosome 1, VMU_Caureus_v.1.0, whole genome shotgun sequence encodes the following:
- the LOC144280436 gene encoding KRAB domain-containing protein 5-like, which encodes MASSQGLLTFRDVTIEFSQEEWGCLNHTQRELYRDVMLENYGNLLFLGLVVSKPDLIIFLEQKRELWDVKGKETVAFHPGRWE